A single window of Acidimicrobiales bacterium DNA harbors:
- a CDS encoding hypothetical protein (possible pseudo, frameshifted) → MIVGPNGSGKSNVVDAIAWVLGAQAPSAVRSQKMEDVIFAGTSERPALGRAEVSITLDNSDGRLPIELSEVTLTRILFRNGESEYAINRTPCRLLDIQELLSDSGVGRQQHVIVSQGQIDAVLSARPEDRRAIIEEAAGILKFRRRRDKAERRLAATDGNLLRLQDLLREVRRQLKPLERQAAAAKRHRELLDEVHALRRLAPRPGVPRSAARGVFVGGGIREAAAGRERQGRRSRPLRGRHRRRRGRARSSRRRRLDENHRGIRGRGAEGAGACRR, encoded by the coding sequence GTGATCGTCGGTCCCAACGGCTCGGGGAAGTCCAACGTGGTGGATGCCATCGCATGGGTCTTGGGTGCCCAGGCGCCCAGTGCGGTCAGATCGCAGAAGATGGAGGACGTGATCTTCGCGGGCACCTCGGAGAGGCCGGCGTTGGGAAGGGCGGAGGTCAGCATCACCCTCGACAACAGCGACGGTCGCCTTCCCATCGAGCTGAGCGAAGTCACCCTCACTCGCATCCTCTTCCGCAACGGTGAGAGCGAGTACGCCATAAACCGCACTCCTTGCCGCCTGTTGGACATCCAAGAGCTTCTCTCCGACTCGGGAGTCGGACGGCAGCAGCACGTGATCGTCTCGCAGGGTCAGATCGACGCCGTTCTCTCCGCCCGCCCCGAGGACAGGCGGGCGATCATCGAAGAGGCTGCAGGGATCCTGAAGTTCCGGCGTCGTCGTGACAAGGCCGAGCGACGGCTTGCGGCCACGGACGGCAACCTGCTCAGACTGCAGGACCTCCTGCGAGAGGTACGCAGACAACTGAAACCGCTCGAGCGCCAGGCCGCGGCGGCGAAAAGGCATCGTGAACTCCTCGACGAAGTCCATGCACTGCGAAGGTTGGCACCTCGGCCGGGAGTACCGAGATCTGCGGCAAGAGGTGTGTTCGTTGGAGGAGGAATTCGAGAGGCTGCGGCGGGAAGAGAGAGACAAGGCCGACGCTCTCGCCCATTGCGAGGACGCCATCGCCGACGCCGAGGCCGCGCTCGTTCGTCTCGACGCCGACGACTTGACGAGAACCATAGGGGAATTCGCGGCCGTGGCGCAGAGGGGGCAGGGGCATGTCGGAGGTGA
- a CDS encoding hypothetical protein (possible pseudo, frameshifted) produces the protein MPELPEVETLRRELDREVVGKRVKEVEVRSMRLLKRHRSRKSFVSRLEGVKITGVRRRGKIPDPGARFG, from the coding sequence ATGCCTGAGCTCCCCGAGGTGGAGACGCTTCGTCGCGAACTGGATCGGGAGGTGGTAGGCAAGCGCGTGAAAGAAGTCGAAGTCAGGTCCATGCGCTTGCTCAAGAGGCACCGCAGTCGCAAGAGCTTCGTCTCGAGACTGGAGGGAGTGAAGATCACCGGGGTGCGGCGGCGGGGGAAAATACCTGATCCTGGAGCTCGATTCGGGTGA
- a CDS encoding hypothetical protein (possible pseudo, frameshifted), with protein sequence MSGQLRRHNAKDPVDKHTHLIFSFTQHGQLRCVDPRAFGEVFVVSPDAVQTEAPELSSLGFDPLEDLIPWTEFGRMLHARSVRLKAFLTDQSIVAGIGNIYADEILFEAGLRYDRPSDSLGTQEIRRLYRAMVEVLHEAVKYRGSTLPDATYVDLYGRPGAYQEHHRVYGKAGQACLRCRTTISRVRFQGRSTFLCEQCQM encoded by the coding sequence ATGAGCGGCCAGCTCCGACGCCACAACGCCAAAGACCCCGTCGACAAGCACACTCACCTGATCTTCTCGTTCACTCAGCACGGACAGCTCCGTTGCGTGGATCCCCGGGCCTTCGGGGAGGTGTTCGTGGTTTCCCCAGACGCGGTCCAGACCGAGGCGCCGGAGTTGTCTAGTCTGGGCTTCGACCCTCTCGAAGACCTCATCCCTTGGACGGAGTTCGGTCGGATGCTGCACGCCCGGTCGGTGAGGCTGAAGGCATTCCTCACCGACCAGTCGATCGTCGCCGGCATCGGGAACATCTACGCCGACGAGATCCTCTTCGAAGCTGGCCTGCGTTACGACAGGCCCAGCGACTCGTTGGGTACGCAGGAGATCCGGCGTCTCTATCGCGCGATGGTGGAAGTCCTGCATGAGGCGGTGAAGTACCGGGGCTCGACTCTCCCCGATGCGACGTACGTCGACCTCTACGGCAGACCGGGTGCCTACCAGGAGCACCACCGCGTGTACGGAAAGGCCGGCCAGGCCTGCCTGCGGTGCAGGACGACGATCTCGCGAGTCCGCTTCCAGGGGCGCAGCACCTTCCTTTGTGAACAGTGCCAGATGTGA
- the acpP gene encoding acyl carrier protein, translating into MPAETHVERDPMSRQEILDLIRDRLADILEIDPSDIPEGAAFQEDLGADSLALIELVEALEEELGERSVGFRIEDEDLEDLRTVRDAVDYICERLGAT; encoded by the coding sequence GTGCCGGCCGAGACGCATGTCGAACGCGACCCCATGAGCCGTCAGGAGATCTTGGATCTGATACGTGATCGTCTGGCGGACATTCTCGAGATAGATCCGTCTGACATCCCCGAAGGGGCCGCGTTCCAGGAGGACTTGGGAGCGGACTCGCTGGCACTGATCGAACTCGTGGAGGCTCTCGAAGAGGAGCTCGGAGAGCGATCTGTGGGTTTCAGGATCGAAGACGAGGATCTGGAGGATCTCCGAACCGTTCGTGACGCAGTCGACTACATCTGTGAGCGTCTCGGCGCGACGTGA
- a CDS encoding phosphate acyltransferase: protein MTPPPERPIAVDAMGGDHAPDEIVAGAREAAERLGLSVLLVGRREDIDRAGGAGPCDVLEASEVIAMDADPAQSVRRLKDSSMVRAAEAVRLGSASAMVSAGNTGAAMASALLRMGRIRGVARPAIATPIPEPGGHVTVLIDSGANADCSPEWLVQFAQMGAVFVEERYGRPKPRIGLLSIGEEPSKGNEQVKTAHKLLRTCADEGLLPGDFVGNVEGRDLMSPVVDVVVCDGFTGNVALKTLEGGMRAMVRGITEAFGATDETRKAAEVLLPALAPMVERLDPDNTGGAVLLGVKGVCVIAHGSSKRKAVVNAIKVAAEMVRAGMVERLEAAVSRLAPGGAREEQAADGAR from the coding sequence GTGACTCCGCCCCCTGAACGTCCCATCGCCGTCGACGCGATGGGTGGTGATCATGCGCCTGACGAGATCGTGGCCGGAGCCCGTGAGGCGGCGGAGCGACTCGGTCTGTCCGTGTTGTTGGTGGGACGGCGAGAGGACATCGACAGGGCCGGTGGCGCCGGTCCTTGTGATGTGTTGGAAGCCTCCGAGGTCATCGCGATGGACGCCGATCCGGCTCAGAGCGTCCGTCGGCTGAAGGATTCGTCGATGGTCAGGGCGGCCGAAGCCGTTCGCCTCGGCAGTGCCTCTGCGATGGTCTCGGCGGGCAACACCGGAGCGGCGATGGCGAGCGCGCTGCTGAGGATGGGGAGGATCCGCGGAGTGGCGCGTCCCGCGATAGCGACTCCGATACCAGAGCCGGGCGGCCACGTCACCGTCCTCATCGACTCGGGGGCCAACGCCGACTGCTCCCCCGAGTGGCTCGTGCAGTTCGCTCAGATGGGTGCCGTGTTCGTCGAGGAGCGCTACGGGCGACCCAAACCCCGGATAGGTCTCCTGTCCATAGGCGAAGAACCGTCCAAGGGGAACGAGCAGGTGAAGACCGCCCACAAGCTGCTCAGGACCTGCGCAGACGAAGGACTCCTCCCCGGTGACTTCGTGGGGAACGTCGAGGGTCGGGATCTCATGAGCCCGGTCGTGGACGTGGTGGTGTGCGACGGATTCACGGGCAACGTGGCTCTCAAGACCCTCGAGGGAGGCATGAGAGCGATGGTCCGCGGCATCACCGAGGCTTTCGGGGCGACTGACGAGACCCGGAAGGCGGCCGAGGTGCTCTTGCCCGCGCTCGCACCAATGGTGGAGCGTCTCGACCCGGACAACACGGGAGGGGCCGTCCTGTTGGGCGTGAAGGGCGTGTGCGTGATCGCGCACGGTTCGAGCAAGCGGAAAGCCGTGGTGAACGCCATCAAGGTGGCGGCCGAGATGGTGAGGGCGGGTATGGTGGAGCGGCTCGAAGCGGCGGTGAGTCGGCTTGCTCCCGGTGGTGCACGGGAGGAGCAGGCGGCAGACGGCGCCCGTTGA